In the Choloepus didactylus isolate mChoDid1 chromosome 5, mChoDid1.pri, whole genome shotgun sequence genome, one interval contains:
- the LOC119534681 gene encoding zinc finger protein 596-like, translating to MQPWELMTLKDVAVDFTQEEWALLNTPQRKLFREVMLENISHLVSVGCQVYKSDVLSQLVQGEEVWREEIGFFQNPSPGRRSGCKKQEIIFMQLTCRKDNSNIMSLQISHPQKNFLQCNYLQEHSTLSCMATQHALISMRKKLYLSKPLGKLLSDQSSFNQHRQIHTRNKSDECHQSSKTCTKSSGHRQCNGTQTGEKPYECHLCGKDFSQYSYLRKHERTHTGDKSYECHNCGKAFIDHFHLRRHEKTHTGEKPYECHTCGKAFSQYPYLRLHERKHSGEKPYECQTCGKAFFDCSGLRKHEKTHTGEKPYECSLCGKTFSGCSGLRQHKRIHTGEKPHECHLCGKAFSQYFDLRKHERTHTGEKPYECPTCGKAFSQCSILKQHKRTHTGEKPHECHLCGKAFSQYSHLKKHERTHTGEKPYECHTCGKAFSEYSYFRVHERNHSGEKPYECHTCGKAFSERSYFRKHERMHTGEKPYECHTCGKAFIQCSALRQHERTHTGEKPYECHLCGKAFTQSSSLRKHERLHSGQKL from the exons ATGCAACCATGG GAGTTAATGACCTTAAAAGATGTAGCtgtagacttcacccaggaagagtgggcaTTGCTAAACACACCCCAGAGAAAGCTATTCAGagaagtgatgctggagaatatcagtcaTCTGGTCTCAGTGG GATGTCAGGTCTACAAATCAGATGTGCTTTCCCAGTTGGTACAAGGAGAAGAAGTGTGGAGAGAAGAAATAGGATTTTTCCAAAACCCGAGTCCAG GCAGGAGAAGTGGCTGTAAAAAGCAAGAAATAATATTCATGCAACTTACCTGCAGGAAGGACAATTCTAACATCATGTCATTG CAGATATCTCACCCTCAAAAGAATTTCCTTCAATGTAATTATTTGCAAGAACATTCCACTCTCAGCTGCATGGCAACTCAACATGCATTAATTTCCATGAGAAAGAAACTGTATTTAAGCAAACCACTTGGAAAACTCCTCAGTGACCAGTCATCTTTTAATCAACATAGGCAAATTCACACTAGAAATAAATCAGATGAATGCCATCAAAGTTCTAAAACCTGTACTAAAAGCTCTGGTCACAGACAATGCAATGGAACTCAaactggagaaaaaccctatgaatgccacctatgtgggaaagactttaGTCAATATTCTTATCTTAGgaaacatgagagaacacacactggagataAATCATATGAATGCCATaactgtgggaaagccttcattgaTCATTTTCACCTCAGACgccatgagaaaactcacactggagagaaaccctatgaatgccatacatgtggaaaagccttcagccaGTATCCTTATCTTAGACTGCATGAGAGAAAACAcagtggagagaaaccctatgaatgccaaacatgtgggaaagccttctttGATTGTTCTGGCctcagaaaacatgaaaaaactcacactggagagaaaccctatgaatgcagtctatgtgggaaaacctttagTGGGTGTTCTGGTCTCAGACAACAtaagagaattcatactggagagaaacctcatgaatgccatctatgtgggaaagccttcagtcaataTTTTGATCTTAGgaaacatgagagaacacacactggagagaaaccctatgaatgccctacttgtgggaaagccttcagtcaatgCTCTATTCTCAAACAACATAagagaactcatactggagagaaaccccatgaatgccatctatgtgggaaagccttcagtcaatattctcatcttaaaaaacatgaaagaacacatactggagagaaaccctatgaatgccatacatgtgggaaagccttcagtgaatattcttattttagagTACATGAGCGAAATCAcagtggagagaaaccatatgagtgccatacctgtgggaaagccttcagtgaaCGCTCTTATTTCAGAAAACATGAGAGAAtgcatactggagagaaaccctatgaatgccatacctgtgggaaagccttcattcaaTGCTCTGCTCTCAGACAACATGAgcgaactcacactggagagaaaccctatgaatgtcatctatgtggaaaagctttcactCAGAGTTCTTCCCTCAGGAAACATGAGAGACTGCATAGTGGGCAAAAGCTATGA